CGGGAACAATGCTTATTTTCATGCGTCTTTAAAATCGAAAAGTAGGAAAACTCAAATTCTATCGCTTGTTACTGAGAATGGTGATACGATTTTTGAGCAGGAGAAAATAGAAGATGagattgttaatttttacaGGAAGCTAGTTGGCACGAGGAGCTGTCAGTTAAATAGTATTGATCTTGTAGCTATGAGGCAAGGCAAGCAACTGACTAGTGATCAAAGGGCCTCTTTGACAGCGCCTATAACTGAAGAAGAAATTGTTAACAGTCTCAAAGGCATAAGTGATATTTCTGCACCGGGGATAGATGGGTACAATGCGAAATATTTCAAAGCGACATGGAACATAACGAAGGTTGACGTCATTTCGGCGGTGAAGGAATTTTTTGAGGAATGTCTAATCTACAAAGCAGTTAATTGTTCCTTAATCACTCTAATTCCTAAATCGGACAATGCCAATATGGTGAAAGATTTTCGCCCCATCTCTTGCTGTACTGTTGTTTACAAAATCATATCGAGGATAATGTCTACGCGGCTGGGGAAAGTGTTGAGCTCAGTTCTGCATCAGAGTCAAGCAGCGTTTATACCGGGTCAGCATATTCATGACCATATATTGTTGGCTTATGAGCTGATCAAAGGTTACAACACCAAGGGAGGAACTCCGAGATGCATGCTCCAAATGGACTTACAAAAAGCGTACGACTCCGTGGAATGGTCGGCGTTAGAAGccattttaaatgaattaagcaTCCCTCACATGTTCATTAAGTGGATTATGATTACGGTGACTACTGTGTCGTATAGATACCAAGTGAATGGTGCGCTTTCTAATATTGTGCAAGCTAAGAGAGGGCTCAGGCAAGGGGACCCCCTTTCCCCCTTGCTCTTTGTGATCGTTATGGAATATCTCTACCGTGTTCTGCAGAAGTTGAAGCAGGTTCCGAACTTCAATTTTCATCCGAAGTGCGAAAAGTTAGCCATAATCAACCTTAGCTTTGCCGACGATCTGCTTATGTTTACAAGAGGAGATCCCATGTCTGTAAGATTGGCGATGAATGCTTTTAATGATTTCTCAGCAGCCACTGGTTTAAGGGTTAACCCATCCAAATGTAACATTTATTTTGGAAATGTTGCGGATGAGGTGAAGAAAGAGATTCAGGCCAATGTGAACTACAATGAAGGCACCATTCCATTTCGTTATCTGGGCATCCCTTTATCAAACAAAAGGCTTTCTGTTGCGCATTGCCTGCTCATAGCGGATAAAATTACGGCGAGAATCAAACATTGGAATGCGCGGCTTCTGAGTTTTGCGGGCAGGGCGCAATTGATTAACAGTGTTCTTTTTGCAGTTTCGAATTTCTGGCTGCAATGCATACCGCTACCCAAGGAAGTTATCAAGAGGATTAATGCAATATGTCGCTCGTTCCTGTGGTCGGGTGGAGATAAGCTTACGCGTAAATCCCCCATATCTTGGAAGCGAGTCTGTACACCGACGAAGCAAGGAGGTCTGAATATTATTTCTATTGAGGAATGGAACAAAGCTAATCTCATCAAGTTATTGTGGAATCTAAATGGTAAAACCGATAGTTTGTGGATAAAATGGGTTCACTGTTATTTCTTAAAGAAATGGAGTATCATGAATGTCCCTATGAAGACTAACACTTCCTGGATTTTGAAAGCAGTTTTATCTCAAAGACAAGAAGTGTGTATCAATCCAATTTGGCAAAGTATGTTGCAGGGACAAAATTATCAAACAGGCAGAATGTACAAGTCTCTAATTCATCAGTTCCAAGAGGTTAAATGGAGATACTTATTCAAAGGTAACATGGCCTGTCCGAGAGCCCGCTTTATCCTTTGGATGGCTTGTCATGAGAGAATGGCAACTAAAGATAGATTAATGCGATTTGGAATGCTCAATGATGATACTTGCTGTTActgtaaagaaaaagagaccaTTCAACATATTTTCTTCCAATGTAATGTGTTGAGTCAATTTTGGAAACACACCCTTAAATGGCTAGAGGTTCCACATTCTCCGGGTGGTTGGAATGAGGAGTTGGATTGGATTATTAAGAAGTGCAAGAGTAAGGGGAGCAAAGCGAAGATCATAAAATGTGCGTTCACGGAAGCGGTTTATGAAACCTGGATGTTCAGAAACAACAAGTGTTTTGGTCTGGATACTACTAGTAGTAATGTAGGCACTAGAATCACCGACACCATTGTTCACAGATGTTGGTTGAATCCTAAGCTTAGGAATCATTTGGGTAGGCTTATGATCCCTTAGGTGGtgtttgttttgttcttttgtcTGCTTGGGTTTTTGATCTGCTGGATCCGTGGGGGTCGCATTGTGTTGATCTGTTTTTTTGGTAATGAATATATTcttcttttccaaaaaaaaatatgcgaTCTATGGAGACAACGAaaaaaggccacttgatcaacaagtccaacaagtgatatcaaatgataccaataggtcacttgtctttgattaattacttttgatgcttgtttgctACTTGAGTTTAGATTGTTCTTGATGACTGTGattaaatttgattgattgtgtttgatgattgattgattgtattttttattgatgtgtttgtttttgcttgattgatattcaatgtttgttagtttgattgattgattatattttatatttgattaattgtgtttgatgattgtttttttgattgagttttgtgattattttgataattgtttttgattgtgttttgatgattgcttttgattgtgtgtttgattgtatttgattattgtctttgatgtttgttcctgattgagtttttgattgtttttaaagaattattaaacttttcaaattaatttgatattttaagaaaactatttcaaatttagaaaaggaaattttgaatttgaaatttgaaatttgaatttgaaaattgaaatttgaaaagttaaatgtgaaaattgaaaattgcaaattgaaatttgaaattaaaattttggaagttggaagtagaagttattggaagttgaaagttaaaaatggaagttggaagttggaagtggaagttactggaagttggaagttggaaatgaaagtttctggaagttgaagttggaaattggaagttggaatttgaaaatttaaaatttaaaaatttaaaatttaaaatttaaaatttgaaatttgaaaattgaaatttgtaatttgaaatttgaaatttgaaatttttttaatagaaattattgtgcatagttagttgattgtaaatttaattaatttgatttgaaatgtttgatgattgattgtatttgattgtgtttgattgatgtgttattgtacttgtttttgcttgattaatattgaatgttttaatgcctttcggtatcacttgattctcatacattgcaatcaacaagataaaagataaaatatatgtatgtaattaacaagtggtaacatctttctcctccctattcatgatttgtttttgatgttgacaaagggggagagaaagataaaagataaaatagtaagaaaaattatctattctttatgagacaatttttttacatatgaaaaatatgaaatcttcatctgcctcatataagcaatcattgcgaaaccaagggggagtaaactatatgcaaatagatattttttctttgttgttgctcctaacctacaggtggttgtcatcatcaaaaagggggagaatgtaaatcatgaagattttgatgatgtcaagaagaattaagaatttgcttgagaagggaggagaatgtaaatcatgcaagctttgatggtgttgagaagaaatcacatgtttgtcatcatcaaaaagggggagaatgtgaatgtatgtatacatgattttgatgatgtcaaaagaagaatcaaacaaggctcattttgcttcaagattaatacaagattgtttcaacaaacaaagccttgattcaagatttcttcaagatcaagccttacctcacaatgaaaggtttcaagtcattcaaggcacatgtaatcgattaccaatacatgtaatcgattaccaatggtttgaaagtgtgaatcgattacacatcatatgtaatcgattatcagagactctgaacgttgggaattcaaattttaaatgaagggtcacatctgttcaagaaaaacaactgtgtaatcaattacactaattctgtaatcgattaccagagaggattttcaaggaatatcgccaacagtcacatcttatcatttggattttgaatggccatcaaaggcctatatatatgtgtgacttgggacaaaattgaagagagagttttgcttggcaaaaatgtcttatcctctcaaaagacaaagagagagattccaaaagaacttcattgtcaaatgttctctcaaaagaaatccttggccaaacacttgcaaaatctataaggattcctacatgatctttattgtaatattcttctcttgaagagagaattttttcttccattctttttattcaatgagattggttaagagactgtgagtctcttgttgtaaaggattcctgaacacaagggatgggttgtccctgtgtggttcagactttgtaatggattttacaaagatagtggaaatttcaagtgggttgcttgagtactggatgtaggcacgggaagtggccgaaccagtataaaattgtgtttgcattctctcctcccttatcttatttgttttgttgcaatcaattgtgtcttgcatgtttaaagaacattgttaaattgattgttgttgcttcttctgcattctaagcctatccctcttaagattattgaggccacaaggtccaacaacaaaaacatactTGCATAAACCCATTATGTGACACAAAAAAGGACTCATTATCAATTATGAGCTACAATACAAGGCATGCATTTAGACCTACAAAATCATGAACCTCTTATGAAAAAGGATGATCAACAAGACCAAAAcaattgacaaaaataaaaaataccaaatagaaaaaaaatcagaggTAGAGAAGGAAATCCACTCTATAACGGTGGGATGTTCTAAAACAAAGAAAGGAATTTTGCCAATTTTGTAATTGAAGTCAGGAATCTCTATCCACGTGCAATCATTGTAATTCATCAAAGTGAGGTCACCTTAATCAAAAGGAATAATCGACCCAGCAAAATCAACCCCATGGCCAAACACCCCAAAACAAGGGCTTGTAATTGGAATCGAATTTGGCAGATTTGGGTTTGCATCTGGACGAAGATGATGGTTTACGGGGTGGATTTAACTGCTGGTGGTGATGTCAGAGGTGGGTGTTTGCAGAGGAGGTTCAGAATGGAGCACGAGAAACATGTACAAAGGGAAGCATCGGAGGGAGTCAAGATAGCGGAAGGATCGATCCAAGGGACAAAAGCCGTGGTTGTGGCGTCGAAGAGCGACGACGTCGCCGTTGTGAGCTAGTGGAAGTCAAGGTGAGACAAGATCGGAGGAAGGAGCACGATGTGGGAGAAGAACAAGTGAAGATTAAAGGAAGAAGCACGAACCAATGAAGAACGAgtgtgaaagaagagaaagggaaggAAACATAGAGTTACACATGTCCAATTTTATGGGGACAAACACCAGACACATAGATTTGGAGTCGGACAACCCTGACTCCAAgccaaaaaataacacattgtaatttttcagggatgaaaaacaaatgaaaaattttaCAGAATGAAAAACGAACTTCACCAATTTTATAGGACAAAAAACATATTATTGAAACTAGTCACACAAATGcacattttttgataaaaaaaaaaaacacaaatgttttatttttatatatttttgtaaccACCATAATTGATATTTCTAGATTCAGCCTTGAGATATTTCtacaaatttcaattatttagaCCGACTactagactaattaattgagaccGAAACTTAATCATCTAAGTGTACTCGATAGGGTACATTACAAGAAGAACAATTACTCATGTcataagataacttttgatcttatTCATTATTTGATAAACAAATTACAAACCAAgagtaataatataaaatttattaaggtAGATGTTTGGGACACTACGCTCCCTTATGAACTGCAAGTGCAGGAACAAACCTAGATCTACTTGAAAAAATGGCGAGTCAGTTATCATTTTCATCTTCATGTGTGTAACTCGCCATTATAGACTCATCCTCAACACTTATTTCTTGTATTACGCCCACTGAAAATAGAGGAAGATAATTGTCAATTACGGCAATTTGCTGATTTCATTCACGAAATTTGATGATATAATAACAGTATACATGAGTGGCCTTTCGGGAAttgattctaataaaataatttaaattataaaagtcTTGGAAGGAAGCAAATGCAAGTTATTATTCTTTCAGATTGCTAGCATTTTGGcgttatgtgaattttatttaagCGGTGCTGCAACTGTTTCAGTGATATATCCAGTATGAAAGAGGAATTGAATTATACATGTTTGTTAGAAAAAATAGAGTGGGGAGAGAGAAAGGATGTAGtggatatttttttgtattttcaatctTTTATACTGGAAACAAAAATTGTCCCTTAATTTAGTGggtaacaaaatttatatattgatgTTGTGGTGTGTTACTTTATGTTGTCAcgtgactttttttaaaataaacagaaaacaaatatttttttaatatagtgtcccttatattttatcaaattaaacatatccttaaagtttttttttttatcatttctcATGTATTTTGCGGGGGATATTAAACTGTTTTTCAGGTGAGGATAAGTTTGTGCTTATATACATGGTTACAATTGAAATTATAACTAGTTTTTAATAGAAAAGAATCATAAACTTCATTATCCATGTACTAACCAAAACGAGTAAAAATTCCCCAATATGAAGATAACGAAGTAACATAATTGACACAAGTAGTAAtgaaatgtgttttttaattaaatagttgatgatttcaattctaattaatcaTTCCGTAGGAAATAAGTTGGGAGTATTTAACGTCTGTCCAACAACTTTATGTAACACCAtggtttaaaaaaaaggaaaaaaaaaaaaaaaaagcaacaacCAAAATTTCATTCGGTTGTCTGTTGTCACCACTACGCAACATACAGCATCACCCGCAGCCAAAGCTGCCTCGGCTAAATAGAGGCGAGAAGTTGAAAAAGTTTAAAGGGGAATAAAGAATATTGgaaacactttttctttttaaataatcttttattctttttcctaCACTAATATTAACATTTTTCAGCGTCGTCAAAATTGATTGGGAGATCGGACTGAAGAAGGTCATATAATATAACTGATTcaactataaataataaaaaataaaaataaaaaacatattggtAGGGGCATGTTAgcatttttataatcttttcaatttatttctcacttatttttctataatcaaacaacttatttttcaattatttttcctcTATTTTCATCCACTATATTTCTCACTTCACAATTAAATAGAAcattaaagaataaaacaaataatcgAATTTGTTGAAGcagtttaaataaattgatgATTTAGCATGCTTCTAATAGAATTGTTGTGGTATGAAAATTTCTGAAATATTTTAAGGAATAATATGAATTTTCTAATACATGTATGATTAGGGAAAATAATGAGTAGGATATTATACTATCCATTCTCCTAttcgaattttaaaaaaatatttgtatctaGTCTCATATCCAAatagataataattttaatattcattCTGCTATCTACACTTACCTCGTAGTCCATACTTTAGGTATAAagttaataaatcaataaaaatatattaattaaaaaattattacaagtaaatttaaaatttattctaatccaaacataacattaaaaatatctaCACATAGTATCAAAAGAAGGAGACATCACATTGATTTGTCTAAACTCTAAActtaaagttataaataaacatCATTCCAATAAAGCATCTAACATTACTAAGATAAGTTATTAAGTAAGTAGAAATTTACACTATTAATTTAAAACACcaaacaacataaaatattaattcataATTTAAAGTGAATCTTAAAAAGAATTtgtcaataaatttaatataatatatatatatatatatattgaattagGTTTTACTACTACTTTATTTATTAGATTGTTacggttaattataaaattatacaatataattatttttttataaaagaatatatataatataaattatttagtcCAATAAACAAgtaattactcttttaatttgaaaatatttttgtatatacaTGTAGGGGCAGGATTCATTGTGTGTGATACTACtgtcattttctattttaaaatcctCCAAACTTGAATTCAATTTGGTACTACAAATTACCTGTCGGCAGAGAATCCATGCCATACCCACCCCACACCAAAATTTTGACCCACACCACTGCatttgtcatatatatatatccctcCCTCACCCTTGTTTGGAGACAACAAAAGAACACACATTACTAGAAAGTTAGAAAACATGGCAGCGGTGGCCGGAGCATCTTCGTCCGTGATTAAGGTGGCTGCACTTTCCGGATCTTTAAGGAAAGGCTCTTACAACAGAGCCCTCATTCGTTCTGGTAGGTTCCTACTACACACTCTAAGACAAagtcacttttatttttccattttgttatttatttatttgtttgtttgttttgattttaatttattttgggtTGACTTTGATATTGATAGCTATTGAGCTAAGCCAAGGTAGAGTTGAAGGCCTTCAAATCGAGTACGTTGATATTTCGCCTTTGCCCCTTCTCAACACCGATCTTGAGGTGAATGGGACCTACCCCCCACAAGTTGAAGCCTTTCGCCAGAAGATTCTCGCAGCTGATAGTATCCTCTTTGCTTCCCCTGAGTACAATTACTCTGTCGCAAGTATGCTGGCTCCACTATctgtttcttgttttcttttttaatttgttgataTCTTTGGAAATAGGACATTAACTACTGATATAGTcaaaataatacatattttttgtcttaattttCTGGTTTATTAAAGGGGAAAAATCTCCTGTGTTCGATCGCTAAGTAAAATttggtaaaaaattattttcaccaaAAATAAACTTGAATGGTACTCGAATGATTCAAAGTTGGAAGTCAAAATAATGTatagaagttgaaataattcTTATACTATGATTTAATGTGTCTTTGGTTTACCGTTGAGATACTCTCAAACAACCGGTGAATTAAAAGTTCTGAATTCGTATTTCTCAAAAGATGTGTATATGAAGGTGTGTTTGTTCAACCTTAACTTTTGGAGTTGGAGTAACcacaaattaaactcaaatttctTAGTTGATACTAGGGTTTATTTTAACCGATGTTGTTGAGTCACATGCTATGAGATTGTTATGAAATTACTTATAAACTAGACAAATACTCGCGCGTTGCGCGGGTTTATAAatgattaaagaaatatttaaataaattatttatttgattaatcaaatttaaaaatataattgttaatgatattttatatcattttttgttaaaggagataaaaaattacatataaattaagatattttttatttatcaatatatttataagggaatatttcaaaattagaggTTGACCATTCAACTAAAATTGATTAATATGAAGATAAAAGTAAGTGTtgtgtataaattttaaaagaataatataagaataaagtgaaattgacataataaaacaaccaaaaaaatatatttaatgaaagaaaaataatcaatcataatggtaaaacacataaaaatgaTGTGAATAAAACACCAAAAATTGTTCATCTAAATAgactttttgtatttatttgcttTTGTTAGTGACCTATTGTTGAATTTTGTCTTCTTTGGTGTgttcctttttaaattttttatgaaattgaataaattttatttgataatgaaGATGCATCTTTTACTTCTAAGATGTTTGTAGCTTTGAACTTTTACTTATGACACATATTAGGGTTTATTTTAACGGTTCTTGTTGAGTCTATTGAATCACATGCTATGAGACTGTTATAAAATTACTTATAAATGTCTAATCCTGCAAATTTTACTCTTGAAACCTTCTATGTGCAGAAGGTTGTGTATTGAAGATCTGACATggattaataatgtaaaaccaAATAGTATGTATAAGTGGGAGATTATTCATCTGTAAACTAATTTTTGAGAGTGAGTTAGACTCAAATCTAAATTACAGGAGAATCCATTTTTTTCATGGATTTGCAACCTATGCTATTGTTGAATAGTATGGCATGATTACAAAAAGAAGTAAATGATTATTTAATCAATGTTAATTCATGGATCTAATGATTAATTATCATGAGCCTTgattgtgaaaaaaattgtgtccTTCAATATGATGATACCTTAATAATAACAGATAGAATATCAAACTAAAAtgcatatttttcatttattgaaGGTCCTTTAAAGAATGCACTTGACTGGGCATCAAGGGCACCAAATGTTTGGGCTGGTAAACCTGCTGCCATAGTGAGTGCTGGAGGAGGCtttggtggtggaagatcacaATATCATCTACGCCAAATTGGAGTATTCTTggatcttcatttcatcaacaaACCTGAATTCTTCCTCAATGCATTCCAGCCACCTGCAAAGTTTAACAATGATGGTGACTTGATTGATGAAGATGCCAAGAATAGGTTGAAGGATGTCCTTCTGTCCTTGAAGGAATTTACCCTTAGACTTCaaggaaaaaattgaaacatttcTGATTcccaaaaattgttaaaataagcTTTGGATTTTGGTCCATTCCTTTTAGGAATAATAGTGTGATCTGGACTGTCTCTGACTGCATGACAACAGTATTATGCAGAAACAAGAGAACGTGTATTTGTTTttacatttgaaattttttgttatgtattgTCGTGTCTTGgtttgttttgtttacttttggCAATTGAGTAAAGTCCACATGGTTTAATTTGTGTTTAAGGATCATTACAAATGTCTTCAACAATCACgtgaaaatgattaaattagcCCACCTGCATTTGTCATTAATGTTTCTAATTGAAGAAAAACTTGAATAATTGAGAATATCTAAATTCTCATTCTTATCTTCACACATATAAAGCTAAAAGCTAATACGGGTTAACACAAACCCTTAACGattcaaaacaaattttcaCCTTTATGGATGTGggttctaattttctttttgccACTTTTCCTGCTAGGTGGACAACTTTCTTGAGGAAGATCTTTTAGTGCCTATGGACTAATGAAGTAGCAATAATAGGGTGAAATTGTTTGTGGTTCGGGCATGTACAAAAATTTTCTAGGTAGCCCTCTGCTGGTAGTTCCAACTTATCATTGACACCCTGTTCGACAGTATTGAAGTACTCATCATTCTATTTATACAACCTtttctagaaagaaaaaaaaaaaatctttgcacATATACAAGGTCATGCCTATTACTATTAGGCTATTACACCATCCAAAGACAAGGAACGCTAGAGCCACTTGTACCGTCAGACCCATCATTTCCTtgaaattattgtttatatgcataaattatttttcatgtagGAAATGACATCAATAGCATTTGTGAGGAGGatctaaaaataagttttttttttaataaaaaagacttaattgtaaaaataGTTTTCATATTTATCTCAATTCACTAAATCGGTCTCCTGAAATCACCAATTTAGTTCCTCatgttttttttcaatctaGCTATTTGAGTCCCCaatatcaaaattgaacattaaTTGTTATTGAATAATGTTGACTGATATGTGTCACAATTCTATTGGACGTTGACTGTTAATGGGTAACGTTAACTGTCATATGTCATAATCATATTGGACGTGAATTTTCGTATACCATTTTAACATCCAATAGGATTATGACATTTGACAGTCAACGTTTTTCATTATCAGTCAATGAGTAATgatgactgtcacgtgtcataATCATATTGGACATTAATTTTCATACACCATTTTAACATCCAATAAGATTATGATACATGGCTGTTAACGTTTTTCATTAACGGTCAATGTCCACTTTAGAAGTTGGAAactcaaatagaaaaaaaatagaaaactaaatTGGTGAATTAAATTACACAGAACCAATTTAGTGAATTGAGATAAATAGGAAAACTATTTATGCAATtaagcttataaaaaataagcttATTATGtggattaaaaacaaattttcataaaaatatagagactagaaacatatttttaaaaatatagagaCTAGAAACATATTTTTCCTAATTTCTAATATCCCAATATTATGATTTCCATTTTATAAGTTCTTGCCTGACGCTTCTTCCTCCTACAAGCGACCTTCAACCAAGTGTATCCCACTCACCTCTTTTGTGCTTTTGTCTTTGTCTCTGTCTTTGTTAGTTTCTCTCTCctaaaattttaatgtaattatagttattaattttagaataaaaattattagtattaaagtttatttaaattaaaattattaatgaaaatatatcttatataagagtaaaatgattaaattgaacgatataatcaaacatgaaaatgttaaaatttaatataaaaaatcatgacttaaaaaaatactcaCATAACTtcgagaaacaaaaaaaaaaattggtaagtTATGAATTTGAATGCAATACTAGAGGATTTAACACTTATACGTTTTTGTTCAACTAACTAAACTAATATTCCTTGATCGAGAGTTGCTAATCCAAAAacttacaacattttttttatgaatttgttAATTAGtaagttatatattaatattttcaattaagtaATCCAAAAAACATTACGTTTTCCATAATACttaatcagttttttaaaaaaatagttcccAAATTATATTTCTGGAAATTATCACAAATGAAAATGTTACACGGATTCATTAATCCCAAACTTGTTTATTAAGGATCCGGATTCAATTTATTAAGGCCTCTTAAATTCTGCTCCTCAACTTTGTCCTGTGCAATCTTTTATATCGTGGCAGCTTCTCGGGGGAGACAAAGTTTGTGAC
The nucleotide sequence above comes from Glycine soja cultivar W05 chromosome 11, ASM419377v2, whole genome shotgun sequence. Encoded proteins:
- the LOC114374143 gene encoding NADPH:quinone oxidoreductase-like, translating into MAAVAGASSSVIKVAALSGSLRKGSYNRALIRSAIELSQGRVEGLQIEYVDISPLPLLNTDLEVNGTYPPQVEAFRQKILAADSILFASPEYNYSVASPLKNALDWASRAPNVWAGKPAAIVSAGGGFGGGRSQYHLRQIGVFLDLHFINKPEFFLNAFQPPAKFNNDGDLIDEDAKNRLKDVLLSLKEFTLRLQGKN